The following coding sequences lie in one Hippoglossus hippoglossus isolate fHipHip1 chromosome 14, fHipHip1.pri, whole genome shotgun sequence genomic window:
- the dhx33 gene encoding ATP-dependent RNA helicase DHX33 produces MPHDPDPPPAKKFKPGSVFFRLDKNKPGMLLPRKGNATTPIEVQRKQLPIYQAKPQLLNQLRQLHNVILIGETGSGKTTQIPQYLYEAGIGRQGMVAITQPRRVAAISLAGRVAEEKRTQLGKLVGYTVRFEDVTSSETKLKFMTDGMLLREAIGDPLLLRYTVVVLDEAHERTVHTDVLFGVVKTAQRRRRELHKIPLKVIVMSATMDVDLFSEYFNKSPVLYLEGRQHPIQIYYTKHPQSDYLQAALVSVFQIHQEAPPSHDILVFMTGQEEIEALARTCRDIAKHLPDGCSPMVVIPLYASLPPAQQLRVFQLAPKGCRKVILSTNIAETSLTISGIKYVIDTGMVKAKRFNPDSGLEVLAVQRVSKAQAWQRSGRAGREDSGSCYRLYTEQEFDNLIPMTVPEIQRCNLASVMLQLMALGIPDVMNFDFMSKPSPEAVHSAIEHLELLGALERKEGQVFLTALGKKMASFPLEPRYAKTILLSPDYSCSEEILCIVSLLSVDTVLFNPPARRDEVLAARKKFSSSEGDHMTLLSIYRAFKKVSGNKEWCRENFVNSRNMGLVKDVQAQLKEICLKLNLKLESCGADTEDVRRCLAHGMFVNAAELQPDGSYLALDTHQPVAIHPSSVLFQAKPAYVVFNELLHTSRCYMRDLCLVDADWLLDAAPEYFGRKLHLGKS; encoded by the exons ATGCCCCACGACCCCGACCCTCCTCCGGCTAAGAAATTCAAGCCGGGGTCAGTGTTCTTCCGTCTGGATAAGAACAAGCCTGGCATGCTGCTTCCTAGAAAGGGGAATGCGACCACTCCGATAGAAGTCCAGAGGAAACAGCTTCCGATCTACCAGGCGAAACCGCAGCTGCTGAACCAACTGAGGCAGCTGCACAATGTGATTCTGATAG GCGAGACCGGGTCAGGGAAGACCACTCAGATCCCCCAGTATCTGTACGAGGCTGGCATCGGGCGACAGGGCATGGTCGCCATCACTCAGCCTCGCCGGGTTGCTGCCATCTCGCTGGCAGGAAGGGTGGCCGAGGAGAAGAGGACTCAGCTCGGCAAGCTG GTTGGTTACACGGTGCGTTTTGAGGATGTCACCTCCTCCGAGACAAAGCTGAAGTTCATGACAGACGGCATGCTGCTGCGTGAGGCCATCGGAGACCCGTTACTGCTGCGCTACACCGTGGTGGTCCTGGATGAGGCTCACGAGCGCACCGTGCACACTGATGTGCTGTTCGGCGTGGTTAAGACTGCTCAACGCAGGCGGAGAGAACTTCATAAGATTCCCTTGAAG GTCATAGTGATGTCGGCCACAATGGACGTAGATTTGTTCTCTGAATACTTCAACAAGTCACCGGTGCTGTACCTGGAGGGAAGGCAGCATCCCATTCAGATCTACTACACCAAGCATCCCCAGTCAGACTACCTGCAGGCTGCACTCGTGTCTGTGTTCCAGATCCATCAG GAGGCGCCTCCGTCCCATGATATTTTAGTCTTCATGACGGGTCAAGAGGAAATCGAGGCTCTGGCGAGGACTTGCCGGGACATCGCCAAGCATCTTCCTGACGGCTGTAGTCCCATGGTAGTTATCCCACTGTACGCATCGCTGCCCCCAGCACAGCAGCTCAGGGTCTTCCAGCTAGCTCCCAag GGTTGTAGGAAAGTCATCCTCTCAACCAACATCGCTGAGACGTCGCTTACAATCTCTGGGATTAAATATGTCATAGACACAGGGATGGTGAAGGCCAAACGTTTTAATCCTG ACAGTGGTTTGGAGGTGCTGGCAGTGCAGCGGGTCTCTAAAGCACAGGCCTGGCAGCGATCGGGTCGAGCTGGCAGAGAGGACTCTGGCTCCTGCTATCGTCTCTACACCGAGCAGGAGTTTGACAACCTCATCCCCATGACTGTGCCTGAGATCCAGAG GTGTAACTTGGCCAGCGTGATGCTGCAGTTAATGGCTCTGGGGATCCCAGACGTGATGAATTTTGATTTCATGTCAAAGCCCTCTCCAG AGGCCGTTCACTCTGCTATCGAGCATTTAGAGCTGCTGGGAGCcctggagaggaaggagggccAGGTTTTCCTCACTGCTCTTGGAAAGAAGATGGCAAGCTTCCCCCTGGAGCCAAGATATGCCAAG ACCATCCTGCTGTCCCCGGATTACTCCTGTTCTGAGGAGATTTTGTGCATTGTGTCTCTACTGTCAGTAGACACTGTATTGTTCAACCCTCCAGCCCGGCGTGACGAGGTGCTCGCGGCGCGCAAGAAGTTCTCCTCCAGCGAAGGAGACCACATGACCCTCCTCAGCATTTACAGAGCATTCAAGAAAGTCAGTGGTAATAAG GAGTGGTGTCGGGAGAACTTTGTCAACAGCAGGAACATGGGTCTGGTGAAAGACGTCCAGGCGCAACTTAAAGAAATCTGCCTTAAG CTGAATTTGAAGCTGGAGTCATGTGGAGCAGACACGGAGGACGTTCGCCGCTGCCTCGCCCACGGGATGTTCGTCAACGCCGCAGAGCTGCAACCCGACGGCAGCTACTTAGCCCTGGACACCCACCAGCCTGTGgccatccatccctcctctgtccttttCCAGGCCAAGCCAGCATACGTGGTCTTTAATGAGCTGCTGCACACGTCGCGCTGCTACATGAGAGACCTCTGTCTGGTGGACGCCGACTGGCTGCTGGATGCAGCACCAGAATACTTTGGCCGCAAGCTCCACCTCGGCAAGAGCTAA
- the c1qbp gene encoding complement component 1 Q subcomponent-binding protein, mitochondrial produces MLKSVVRAVGAAVRVSSATASTARALPLCCPTLCSPISATARPFTRSLWMLNNNGASSGYRPQLFGSRVRNPSVSCGCGGLHTEGDKAFGDFLSDEIKEEQKIQKTKTLPKMSGGWELGMNGTEAKLTRHFAGDKISVTFNVNNSIPPNFEEEAEQGQQKSAAAAAAAEEPEIVSSPNFVVEVTKQAAKHSLVFDCHFPEDEMSHGEGEEESDIFAIREVSFQPEGDTEWKETSYTLGTDSLDWALYDHLMDFLSDRGVDNTFADELMELSTAIEHQEYIKFLENLQGFVKCN; encoded by the exons ATGCTGAAGTCTGTTGTCCGGGCGGTGGGAGCCGCCGTCCGCGTCTCCTCAGCCACCGCGTCCACAGCCCGAGCGCTGCCGCTCTGCTGCCCGACTCTGTGCTCTCCGATCTCGGCCACAGCGCGGCCCTTCACCCGCTCCCTGTGGATGCTCAACAACAACGGAGCCTCGTCGGGCTACCGGCCACAGCTGTTCGGCTCCAGAGTGCGGAATCCCTCGGTGTCGTGTGGATGTGGAGGACTGCACACAGAAG GTGACAAAGCATTCGGCGATTTCCTTTCTGATGAAATCAAAGAAGagcagaagatccagaaaacCAAAACTCTTCCTAAGATGTCTGGAGGATGGGAGCTGGGGATGAACGGCACAGAGGCTAAACTCACAAGACATTTTGCAGGAGACAA AATCTCTGTCACATTCAACGTCAACAACAGCATTCCTCCTAACTTTGAGGAAGAGGCAGAACAAGGACAGCAgaagtcagcagcagcagcagcagcagcagaagag CCAGAAATAGTGTCATCGCCAAACTTTGTTGTTGAAGTAACGAAACAGGCTGCAAAACATTCCCTGGTGTTTGACTGCCATTTTCCTGAAGATGAG ATGAGTCAtggtgaaggagaggaggagagtgacaTCTTTGCCATCCGTGAGGTCAGTTTCCAGCCCGAGGGAGATACAGAGTGGAAGGAGACGAGCTATACACTCGGCACAGACTCTCTGGACTGG gcCCTGTATGACCACTTGATGGACTTCCTGTCCGACCGCGGGGTCGACAACACTTTTGCTGATGAACTGATGGAGCTGAGCACCGCCATTGAGCATCAAGAGTACATCAAATTCCTGGAAAACCTCCAAGGCTTTGTTAAATGTAACTAA